In Xanthomonas fragariae, the genomic window GCCGGACGAACGCGAGATCGATATTCCCGGCTATCGCGGCACACGCCCGGTGCGCGTGGGCAATACTGCCAACACCCAGTTGCAGTTGTGCTTGTACGGCGATATTTTCGAAATGGCATCGCGCTTTCTCGACGCCGGCCACATCCTGGATCAAGCAACCGCCCGCCAGTTATTCGAGCTCGGTAACGAATGTGCGGACACCTGGATGCGCAAGGACTCCGGATTCTGGGAACTGGAAATCCACGAGCATTACACCATGTCCAAGGTGGAATGCTGGCTCGCGCTCCGCCGCGCCAGCGAGCTGGCCAAGGCCGGCCATCTCTCCACCGCCATGCTGCCACGCTGGGAGCGCGAGCAGGCACGCATCCTGGAATGGATCGACATGCAATGCTGGTCCGAGGCCAAACAGTCGTACACGTTCTACGCCGGCACCGAAGACCTGGACGCCGGCCTGATGCTGGCCTCGCGCTTCGGCCTGGGCGGCCCGCGCCGCGAACGCATGATCTCTACACGCGATGCCATCCGCACAGAACTGGGCAGCGACGAACTGGTGCATCGCTACAGCGGCATGCAAGAACGCGAAGGCGCTTTTATCGCATGCTCTTTCTGGATGGTTGAAGCCTACGGCCTGTTCGGCGACCGCACCGAGGCCAAACGTCTGTTCGAACGCCTGCTGGATCGCCTGGGCAACGACGTCGACCTGATGCCGGAGATGATGGATGCCAGCACCGGTGAAGCGCTGGGAAATTTACCGCAAGGCTTGAGCCACTTGGCGTTGATTCATGCAGCGCTTGCGGTAGATGGCGAGTAGCTGCCAAGCGCCGTAACACAGCTGCACGCACAAGCGCATGCCAGCCTGCGCCAACGGCACAAGATCTGGCTGACCTGGACACACGCATCGCCCAAGAAGAGGGGGCTTTGATCACCCGCGCGACAATCGATCAAGAATCCCAGGCACTTCCACCGGAATCTCACGCGCCAAAAACCCCACCGTGCCAATGCGCTTGGACAACTGCCTACCGGCCGTTGCATGCACGAGCACGCCCCACAACGCAGCGGTCAACGCATCGCTCCCACGTGCAGCAAAGCCCGCAATCAAGCCGGCCAACGTATCGCCCGAGCCGGAAGTGCCCAATCCGGACACGCCACCACGATGCACCCACAACGCACCATCCGGCCCAGCGATAAAACTGTCTGCACCTTTGACGATCACCACGCTGCGCATCTTCTTCGCAAAGGTCAGCGCGTACGCATCTGGCGCCGCTTCCACCGCCGCCTTGTCATCACCGGCCAACGTGGCCATTTCGCCTGCATGCGGCGTCAACACAAACGGCCGCCCAATCGGCGCACGCAAACCACGCGACAACGCCCCGGCATCCAGCACCAACGTGCACATCGCCTTCTCAGCTGCGCGCTTCACCAACGCAGCCGTGATCGATGACGGCGCCATGCCCGGCCCGATCACCGCCGCGTCGCATCCGGCCAAGGCCGCATCCAACGCACGATGCCCACGCGTAATCTCGCCCTGCCCGTTCTGCGCCAATCCCAACACCAGTGCTTCGGGCACCGCCAATGCCATGCCCGCTGCCAGGCTTGCCGCGGTGGCGATCTGCAACTTGCCCGCGCCCGCGCGCAATGCTGCTTCGCCGGCCAATAACACCGCGCCTGGCACGCGCATCGACCCACCCACAATCAACACGCGCCCGCGCTGCTCCTTGTCGCCGCCGGGCGATGGCAGCGGCATCGTGCGCAAAGCAGCAGCGGTGAGCGTGCGGATACGTGCGGCGGCCATCAGCGTGCTCCGGCCGGGCGATCGGATTCAGTGGTCACCGGCGC contains:
- a CDS encoding NAD(P)H-hydrate dehydratase encodes the protein MAAARIRTLTAAALRTMPLPSPGGDKEQRGRVLIVGGSMRVPGAVLLAGEAALRAGAGKLQIATAASLAAGMALAVPEALVLGLAQNGQGEITRGHRALDAALAGCDAAVIGPGMAPSSITAALVKRAAEKAMCTLVLDAGALSRGLRAPIGRPFVLTPHAGEMATLAGDDKAAVEAAPDAYALTFAKKMRSVVIVKGADSFIAGPDGALWVHRGGVSGLGTSGSGDTLAGLIAGFAARGSDALTAALWGVLVHATAGRQLSKRIGTVGFLAREIPVEVPGILDRLSRG